In the Flagellimonas sp. MMG031 genome, one interval contains:
- the pdhA gene encoding pyruvate dehydrogenase (acetyl-transferring) E1 component subunit alpha: protein MKKITKEVYLKWYEDMFFWRKFEDKLAAVYIQQKVRGFLHLYNGQEAVLAGALHAMDLEKDRMITAYRNHVQPIGMGVDPRKVMAELYGKVTGTSKGMGGSMHIFSKEHRFYGGHGIVGGQIPLGAGLAFADKYFKRDSVTLCYMGDGAVRQGSLHEAFNLAMLWQLPVVFVCENNGYAMGTSVARTSHSTDIWKLGLGYEMPCGPVDGMDPAIVAKEMDKAIERARTGGGPTFLEMKTYRYRGHSMSDAQHYRTKEEVEEYKKIDPITQVKDVILEKGYATEDDLKKIDKKVKDLVKECEKFAEESDFPPLEQLYDTVYEQEDYPFLQHKL from the coding sequence ATGAAAAAAATCACCAAAGAAGTTTACCTTAAATGGTATGAGGACATGTTTTTCTGGAGGAAATTCGAGGATAAACTTGCCGCTGTGTATATTCAACAAAAAGTAAGAGGGTTTCTTCACCTGTACAATGGTCAGGAAGCCGTTTTGGCAGGTGCGCTTCATGCCATGGACCTTGAAAAGGACCGTATGATCACTGCTTATCGAAACCACGTCCAGCCGATAGGTATGGGAGTGGACCCAAGAAAAGTTATGGCGGAACTGTATGGAAAAGTAACAGGTACTTCCAAAGGAATGGGAGGTTCCATGCACATATTCTCCAAAGAACACCGCTTTTATGGTGGACACGGTATCGTAGGGGGACAAATCCCTCTAGGAGCCGGTTTGGCGTTTGCCGACAAATATTTTAAAAGGGATTCTGTAACCCTTTGTTATATGGGTGATGGTGCTGTAAGACAGGGTTCGCTGCACGAAGCCTTTAACTTGGCCATGTTGTGGCAATTGCCCGTAGTTTTTGTGTGTGAGAACAATGGTTATGCCATGGGAACTTCAGTGGCGCGTACATCACACTCCACCGATATCTGGAAATTGGGTCTTGGTTATGAGATGCCATGCGGCCCTGTGGATGGAATGGATCCTGCCATCGTAGCGAAAGAAATGGACAAAGCCATTGAACGTGCCAGAACAGGGGGCGGTCCAACCTTCTTGGAGATGAAAACCTACAGGTATCGCGGTCACTCCATGTCGGATGCGCAGCATTACAGAACAAAAGAAGAAGTAGAAGAGTATAAAAAGATAGACCCAATCACTCAGGTAAAAGACGTCATCCTTGAGAAAGGTTATGCCACCGAAGACGACCTTAAGAAGATTGACAAGAAGGTGAAGGATTTGGTGAAGGAGTGCGAGAAATTTGCCGAAGAGTCGGACTTTCCTCCATTGGAGCAATTGTACGACACGGTTTACGAGCAAGAGGACTATCCATTTTTACAACATAAATTATAA
- the cdd gene encoding cytidine deaminase: MKKKKIAFDLLIFDTLSDLSQNDQKLLKDAITARSDAYAPYSKFKVGAAVLLENGEVVIGNNQENASYPSGLCAERVAVFQAGARYPGVPITAIAISTLPSMKADAIPAAPCGNCRQSIVEYEQRQQSPISLIMGSEKGPIYKCSSMGDILPLVFDGSFLNDS; the protein is encoded by the coding sequence ATGAAAAAAAAGAAAATTGCTTTTGATCTGCTCATCTTCGATACGCTATCAGACTTGTCACAAAACGATCAAAAATTGTTAAAGGATGCCATAACGGCTCGCTCCGACGCCTACGCACCCTATTCCAAATTCAAGGTAGGCGCGGCAGTACTTTTGGAAAATGGCGAAGTCGTTATAGGCAACAATCAGGAAAATGCTTCCTATCCATCGGGCCTTTGTGCAGAAAGGGTAGCGGTTTTTCAGGCAGGTGCCAGATATCCAGGAGTTCCAATCACTGCAATAGCAATCAGTACCTTGCCCTCGATGAAAGCCGATGCGATTCCGGCTGCGCCTTGTGGCAACTGTAGGCAATCCATTGTCGAATATGAGCAGAGGCAACAGTCGCCCATATCCCTCATTATGGGATCGGAAAAAGGCCCCATTTACAAATGTAGCTCCATGGGCGATATACTGCCCTTGGTCTTCGATGGCTCATTTTTGAATGATTCTTAA